From a region of the Veillonellales bacterium genome:
- a CDS encoding YeaH/YhbH family protein, protein MAVLKDNGASRSDRSQWDRKRHRRLLQDAIKDNIGDLISQEDIIGQSKDKTFKIPIRGIKEYQFIYGQNSDGATAGTGKEKKGQIVGRVSGQPQDGQGQAGSQPGEDMYETEITMDEIVSYLFEELNLPDMDQKKYGLIETIHRFKHLGYQRKSIPPRLAKKRTVVEKLKREQSLKRNQPEECGTDLPDRIPFREEDLRYHRVKDVTHRHANAVVICIMDTSGSMDETKKYLARSFYFLLYQFVRWRYEHVDVVFIAHTTEAKEVPQWEFFHHSEVGGTAISSGYAKALEIIDRRYNPNIWNIYAFHCSDGDNWSEDNAKAIELAQKLCDVSNLFGYGEIACNQQWNTTIRRDFEHSVTSPHFAIAVISKKEDIWPSFKTILDKQIITGGDSS, encoded by the coding sequence ATGGCTGTTTTAAAAGACAACGGAGCGAGCCGCTCCGACCGATCCCAATGGGATCGCAAGCGGCACCGCCGGTTACTACAGGACGCCATTAAGGACAATATCGGCGATCTCATCTCCCAGGAAGATATCATCGGCCAAAGTAAGGATAAAACATTCAAAATTCCAATCCGGGGTATCAAAGAGTACCAGTTTATTTACGGTCAAAACAGCGATGGCGCCACTGCCGGCACCGGCAAAGAAAAAAAAGGCCAAATTGTCGGCAGAGTAAGCGGCCAGCCCCAGGATGGCCAAGGCCAGGCCGGCAGCCAGCCCGGGGAGGACATGTATGAAACGGAAATCACCATGGATGAAATCGTTTCTTACTTATTTGAAGAACTGAACTTACCGGATATGGATCAGAAAAAATACGGCCTGATTGAAACCATACACCGGTTTAAGCATTTAGGCTACCAGCGAAAAAGCATTCCGCCCCGTCTGGCAAAAAAACGTACCGTAGTGGAAAAGCTAAAGCGGGAACAAAGCCTGAAACGAAATCAGCCGGAAGAATGCGGCACCGATCTGCCGGATCGCATTCCTTTTCGGGAAGAGGATCTCCGCTACCACCGGGTCAAAGATGTGACTCATCGCCACGCCAATGCCGTCGTTATCTGCATTATGGATACCTCCGGCTCAATGGATGAAACCAAAAAATATCTGGCTCGCAGCTTTTACTTTCTCTTGTACCAATTTGTCCGCTGGCGGTATGAACACGTTGATGTGGTGTTCATCGCCCATACCACCGAAGCCAAAGAAGTCCCCCAATGGGAATTTTTTCATCACAGTGAAGTTGGCGGTACCGCCATCAGCAGCGGTTACGCTAAAGCTCTCGAGATCATCGACCGGCGCTACAATCCGAATATTTGGAATATCTACGCCTTTCATTGCTCTGACGGCGACAATTGGAGCGAAGACAACGCCAAAGCGATTGAACTGGCACAGAAGCTATGTGATGTATCCAACCTGTTCGGCTACGGTGAAATTGCCTGCAATCAACAATGGAACACCACTATCCGGCGGGATTTTGAACACTCTGTCACATCTCCCCACTTTGCCATTGCCGTAATCAGCAAAAAAGAAGATATCTGGCCATCATTTAAAACCATCCTGGATAAACAAATCATAACCGGAGGTGACAGTTCATGA
- a CDS encoding SpoVR family protein, translated as MNGYDLKDLELWNSRIEELVGQAGLNCYEQHFEICSYEDMLCYEAYAGMPSHYPHWSFGKTYERQKTFYQYNLVGLPYEMVINSDPCLAYLMQDNTLALQILTMAHVYGHNDFFKNNRLFQTATRAELTVELFKVHANRVREYLHDPFIGPEKVERVLDAAHALRFQTDRQLRQHPADRKQLAKEAADPIPERLKTDLLGFLAERGTLTGWEQDLVNIVREETSYFIPQIETKIMNEGWASYWHYRLLNELSLPPSLHLEFLQRHNLVVRPHEGRINPYFIGFKLFEYLARQPDGAAKIREIRAQERDQSFLRRYFNQELCEILHLFSFTVRGGDIIVTDIADEAGWQHIRNELINSTGLAAIPLIHPIAVEKGTLILEHVFDGRELELTYAKETLKSVAELWGNKVELKTKLHEKDKVITCNEDKLVLVLDG; from the coding sequence ATGAACGGTTATGACCTCAAAGACCTGGAACTCTGGAACAGCCGGATAGAAGAATTGGTCGGGCAAGCCGGACTGAACTGTTATGAACAGCATTTTGAAATCTGCAGCTATGAAGATATGCTGTGCTATGAAGCCTATGCCGGCATGCCTTCCCATTACCCCCATTGGAGCTTCGGCAAAACTTATGAGCGGCAAAAAACTTTCTATCAATACAACCTGGTAGGTCTGCCCTATGAAATGGTCATCAATTCCGATCCCTGCCTCGCTTATCTCATGCAGGACAACACCCTGGCCCTGCAAATCTTAACGATGGCCCATGTGTATGGCCACAATGATTTTTTTAAAAATAACCGGCTGTTTCAAACCGCCACCCGCGCGGAATTAACGGTAGAACTGTTTAAAGTCCACGCTAACCGGGTACGGGAATACCTGCATGATCCTTTTATCGGCCCGGAAAAAGTGGAACGAGTCCTGGACGCCGCCCATGCCCTGCGGTTTCAAACCGACCGGCAGCTCCGACAGCATCCCGCCGACCGCAAACAACTGGCGAAAGAAGCCGCCGATCCCATCCCGGAGCGACTGAAGACCGATTTGCTGGGTTTCTTGGCGGAACGCGGCACCCTCACCGGCTGGGAACAGGATCTGGTGAATATCGTCCGGGAAGAAACCAGCTATTTTATCCCCCAAATCGAAACCAAAATTATGAACGAAGGCTGGGCCAGCTACTGGCACTACCGGCTGCTCAATGAACTCAGCCTGCCCCCCTCCCTGCATTTGGAATTCCTCCAGCGGCACAACTTGGTTGTCAGACCACACGAAGGACGCATCAACCCTTACTTTATCGGCTTTAAGCTATTCGAATACCTAGCTCGCCAGCCGGACGGAGCAGCCAAGATCAGAGAAATCCGGGCCCAGGAACGAGACCAGTCTTTTCTGCGACGCTATTTCAATCAGGAACTGTGCGAAATATTGCATTTATTTTCATTTACCGTCCGGGGCGGCGATATCATTGTCACCGATATCGCCGATGAAGCCGGCTGGCAGCATATACGAAACGAACTCATTAACAGCACCGGACTGGCGGCCATTCCCCTGATTCATCCCATTGCCGTAGAAAAGGGCACGCTGATCCTGGAACATGTCTTTGACGGCCGGGAACTGGAATTAACCTACGCCAAAGAAACACTGAAATCCGTTGCGGAACTATGGGGAAACAAAGTCGAACTGAAAACCAAGCTGCATGAAAAAGATAAAGTAATCACCTGCAATGAAGACAAACTGGTGCTGGTGCTGGACGGGTAG
- a CDS encoding ATP-binding protein, translated as MVTREGVTRAVRLLLPRTLSRRLWVWGILLMVVPSLLILTAFSLGQVKAERSRIMVQMEQQLAMQQQILQALVNRHSAQIRSIAQSYDTRTYDAAAMKQNFRAALENEQQFHNICYVNRNGIVTVDTRYPSGLDIHDREFVKTAQMGSDHITDLTISRASDMPRMVFSSPVYNSAGEFNGVIVGTVDMGMLSSIVNQFPLHETCKSYLVHRLGSRLIKTEPSGKIGESGQPEYFKISETVHSVGIDNVLEGKSGVATYINDRGLKVIGAYRWLEDLNWGLVCEIEEQQALLPGIVGLLKMALCLSAVFLLALPLSLMMVKSINQPIASLLYASEQLKTRKYNYRISEREISAASLEFEQLFRTLNQAASALQNNQERLKTIIKARTSELQQEINVRKKAEAALRQHEQELTTLLENTPDIISRFDRSLRFVYVNPAIYVQTGISHTRFIGKTSREIGLTESYCAYWEKNLQAIFETGEPKELIFEYNTPRGQRTYNSRVVPEFAGDGSIQTLLRITRDITERRQMEKEMARFDRLDLVGEMAASIGHEVRNPMTTVRGFLQMLGRKNKDSRQAEYFNLMISELDRANSIISEFLSLAKNKAVNLQEMNLDKVVRALHPLIKADAMLKDKNVAVDLASLPAILADEKEIRQLILNLARNGLEAMMEHGTLTIKTFAEKNDVVLAVQDEGPGIPAEVVDKLGTPFFTTKEQGTGLGLAVCYSIANRHGATIELDTGPEGTTFYIRFPVYKLQSSPA; from the coding sequence ATGGTGACAAGGGAGGGGGTGACCAGGGCTGTTCGGCTGCTGCTTCCCCGGACGTTAAGCCGGCGGCTTTGGGTCTGGGGAATTTTATTGATGGTGGTTCCCAGTCTGTTGATTCTGACTGCATTTTCCCTGGGACAAGTCAAAGCCGAACGCAGTCGGATCATGGTTCAGATGGAACAGCAATTGGCAATGCAGCAGCAAATTCTGCAGGCCTTGGTCAACCGGCATTCGGCTCAGATCCGCAGTATAGCTCAATCTTATGACACCAGAACTTATGATGCGGCGGCAATGAAGCAGAATTTCCGGGCCGCGTTGGAAAACGAGCAGCAGTTTCATAATATTTGTTATGTCAATCGCAACGGTATTGTGACAGTGGATACAAGATATCCATCGGGGCTGGATATTCATGATCGGGAATTTGTCAAGACGGCGCAAATGGGATCGGATCACATCACTGACTTGACCATTTCCCGGGCCAGCGACATGCCGCGGATGGTTTTTTCATCTCCGGTCTATAATTCAGCCGGTGAGTTTAACGGAGTAATAGTAGGTACTGTGGATATGGGAATGCTCAGCAGCATTGTCAATCAATTTCCCTTGCACGAAACCTGCAAGAGCTATCTGGTACATCGGCTGGGATCCCGGTTGATTAAAACGGAACCCAGCGGAAAAATCGGTGAATCCGGTCAGCCGGAATATTTTAAAATCAGCGAAACAGTTCACAGCGTAGGGATTGACAACGTTTTGGAAGGGAAAAGCGGGGTGGCGACCTATATCAATGACCGGGGGCTGAAGGTAATCGGTGCGTACCGTTGGCTGGAGGATCTAAATTGGGGGCTGGTTTGCGAGATTGAGGAACAGCAAGCCTTGCTTCCGGGCATAGTCGGTCTGCTGAAGATGGCGCTATGCTTATCGGCGGTATTCCTTTTAGCGCTGCCGTTGTCTTTAATGATGGTAAAGAGTATCAACCAGCCAATCGCTTCTCTGCTGTATGCTTCGGAGCAGCTAAAGACCAGGAAGTATAACTACCGTATTTCTGAAAGAGAAATTTCGGCTGCTTCATTGGAGTTCGAACAGCTATTCCGGACCTTAAACCAAGCGGCATCAGCCCTGCAGAATAATCAAGAAAGGCTAAAAACGATAATTAAAGCGCGGACCAGCGAATTGCAGCAAGAGATTAACGTTCGGAAAAAAGCGGAAGCGGCTCTGCGTCAGCATGAGCAGGAACTGACTACCCTGCTGGAAAACACGCCGGATATTATTTCCCGGTTTGATCGCAGCCTGCGCTTTGTCTATGTCAATCCGGCGATTTATGTTCAAACCGGCATTTCTCATACCCGTTTTATCGGTAAAACCAGCCGTGAGATTGGACTGACGGAAAGTTATTGTGCGTATTGGGAAAAAAATTTGCAGGCAATATTCGAAACGGGAGAGCCCAAGGAACTGATTTTTGAATATAATACGCCCCGGGGCCAGCGAACGTATAATTCACGGGTGGTGCCTGAGTTTGCAGGGGATGGTTCGATTCAGACATTGCTGCGGATTACCCGGGACATTACCGAGCGCCGGCAAATGGAAAAGGAAATGGCTCGGTTTGACCGGCTGGATTTGGTCGGAGAGATGGCTGCTAGTATCGGGCATGAAGTTCGTAATCCCATGACCACTGTACGGGGATTTTTACAAATGCTGGGACGCAAAAATAAAGATTCCCGGCAAGCCGAGTATTTTAATCTGATGATTAGTGAGTTGGATCGGGCTAACTCCATCATTAGCGAGTTTTTGTCCCTGGCAAAAAATAAGGCGGTCAATTTGCAGGAAATGAACTTGGATAAGGTGGTGAGAGCGCTTCATCCCCTCATTAAAGCCGACGCCATGCTTAAGGATAAGAATGTAGCGGTTGATTTGGCGTCATTGCCGGCTATTTTAGCGGATGAGAAGGAAATCCGCCAGCTAATTCTTAATCTGGCCCGCAATGGGCTGGAAGCGATGATGGAACATGGTACGCTGACAATTAAAACTTTTGCCGAAAAAAACGATGTGGTGTTGGCGGTGCAGGATGAAGGGCCGGGAATACCGGCCGAGGTGGTGGATAAACTGGGGACGCCTTTCTTTACGACGAAGGAGCAGGGAACCGGTTTGGGACTGGCGGTCTGCTACAGTATCGCCAACCGGCATGGCGCCACGATCGAATTGGATACGGGGCCGGAAGGGACTACCTTTTACATACGGTTTCCCGTCTATAAATTGCAAAGCTCGCCTGCGTAG
- the buk gene encoding butyrate kinase — translation MGHKILVINPGSTSTKIGIYEDTTERLSQHLSHSAAEVAGFACIMDQLEYRLGKINEFLVAHAVNLQELAAVVGRGGLTRPVTSGTYRVNEAMLADLKSARYSAHACNLGAILAEKIAREAGCPSFIVDPGVVDELEPVARISGSPKWERIVIWHALNQKAVARRFAKKVGRTYEDMNLIVVHLGGGISVGCHKKGRAVEVNNALNGEGPFSPERVGTVQSGKFAAAIQGLTLAEVEKMLAGKGGLVAHLGTNDAREVERRIQTGDRKAELIYQAMIYQIAKSIAAAAVPVYGKVDAIILTGGIAYSQYLTSRVKEYVSFIAPVEVIPGEDELRALAEGACRVLNGEETAKEY, via the coding sequence ATGGGACATAAAATTCTTGTGATTAATCCGGGGTCAACGTCGACCAAAATCGGTATTTATGAGGATACGACCGAAAGGCTGAGCCAGCATTTGAGTCATAGTGCAGCGGAAGTCGCCGGCTTTGCCTGCATAATGGATCAATTGGAGTATCGTTTGGGAAAAATCAATGAATTTTTGGTGGCTCATGCAGTAAATCTTCAGGAGCTTGCCGCCGTTGTCGGCAGAGGCGGCTTAACGCGGCCGGTAACCAGCGGTACATACCGGGTAAATGAGGCAATGCTGGCTGATTTGAAAAGCGCCCGTTACAGTGCCCATGCCTGTAATTTGGGGGCGATTTTGGCGGAAAAGATCGCCCGGGAGGCAGGCTGTCCCAGTTTTATCGTGGATCCGGGAGTTGTGGACGAATTGGAACCGGTGGCGCGGATCAGCGGCAGTCCGAAATGGGAACGGATCGTGATTTGGCACGCTTTAAACCAGAAAGCAGTTGCCAGAAGGTTCGCTAAAAAAGTAGGTCGGACCTACGAAGATATGAATTTAATTGTTGTCCATTTAGGCGGCGGTATCTCCGTCGGCTGTCATAAAAAAGGACGGGCGGTGGAAGTCAATAATGCTTTAAACGGGGAAGGCCCTTTTTCGCCGGAACGGGTCGGTACGGTACAGTCCGGCAAGTTTGCGGCGGCTATCCAGGGCTTAACGCTGGCGGAAGTGGAGAAAATGCTGGCCGGCAAGGGCGGACTAGTGGCTCATCTGGGTACAAATGATGCCCGGGAAGTGGAAAGGCGGATTCAGACAGGCGATCGTAAGGCCGAACTTATTTATCAGGCGATGATTTATCAAATCGCTAAAAGTATTGCCGCAGCCGCTGTGCCGGTTTATGGCAAAGTGGATGCGATCATTCTTACCGGCGGGATTGCCTACTCCCAGTACCTGACGTCAAGAGTGAAAGAATATGTTTCCTTTATTGCTCCGGTGGAAGTTATTCCCGGTGAGGATGAATTGCGAGCCTTGGCCGAAGGCGCCTGCCGGGTGCTGAACGGCGAAGAAACGGCAAAAGAATATTAA
- a CDS encoding manganese efflux pump, with the protein MNLFYVLLLGFAVSIDGFVAGAAYGLRNIRMPLCSLSTVGMVTVICTGTAMTAAYVLGQFVDSRLAIDAGALLLMAIGLFSLFQEYVTKGVGCYKAEGEVTARKLTFHVGRIVINIMSRPESADVDQSQRISPLEAVFLGLALGIDNMVAVFAAALMEQLPVYTPLLMGLVQIIFIAGGFYASSHFFPAAVKRRVPYLPGILLILLGFIRLV; encoded by the coding sequence ATGAATTTGTTTTATGTACTGCTGCTGGGGTTCGCAGTCAGTATTGACGGCTTCGTTGCCGGTGCGGCATATGGGCTGCGGAATATCCGTATGCCGCTTTGTTCCTTAAGCACAGTAGGGATGGTCACCGTTATTTGTACGGGGACCGCCATGACGGCTGCTTATGTTTTGGGACAGTTTGTCGACTCCAGGCTGGCGATTGACGCCGGGGCGCTTCTATTAATGGCCATTGGTTTGTTCAGCTTATTTCAGGAATATGTGACAAAAGGGGTTGGCTGTTACAAGGCGGAAGGCGAAGTTACGGCCCGGAAGCTGACGTTTCATGTTGGCCGCATTGTGATCAACATTATGTCCCGGCCGGAATCGGCGGATGTGGATCAATCCCAAAGAATTAGTCCCCTGGAAGCTGTTTTTCTGGGACTGGCGCTGGGCATAGACAATATGGTGGCTGTTTTTGCGGCCGCATTAATGGAACAACTGCCTGTTTATACGCCGCTATTGATGGGACTTGTGCAAATTATTTTTATTGCCGGCGGCTTTTACGCCTCCAGCCATTTTTTCCCGGCAGCGGTCAAGCGGCGGGTCCCTTATTTGCCCGGCATTCTTCTTATTTTGCTGGGATTTATCCGGTTAGTATAA